The genomic stretch GGGCACAACCAGCTGCAGAACGCTTTCTTCAACAGCACTCCCAGGGCCAGGATCGCCACGAAGATGAAGAGGCCGGCCGGGTGGATCTGATTGACGATGCCGGTTTGGATCCAGTACTTCAGGCTGATGAGGGCGCTGATCGGAAGGAAGCCCTCAGAGCCTGGAGGTCTTGTCACGTAGGCAGCCGTCCCGCCGGATGTTCCCCACCTGACAAACAGATAGAATTCGAGCCCGATCCAGACGCAGAGAAGGACGAATGCCAATTGGGTCGTCAAGCGCAGGAACTGGGAATCCTCTTTCAGTCTCCAGAGAAGACGCTTCAGGAACCTGGGCTCAGACCGAAAATTTGCCCTTCTCCTCCGCAGTTCGGGGGGCAATTTCTTGATTCTCAGGACTTCCTGTGTAGGGGTGGCCGTCCTCTCAATCCGCAGAGTGTCCGGAGCGGGAGTTCTCAAAGTTGAAAATGGATCCGTTCGGATCTCCCCTTGACCGTACCCTATTGGCCCTATGTGGAGTTCATTTCTCAATGCTACTCCATATAGATCAAACCGTGTGCCAATTCGGACCAAATGGTCTTGTTAAGAAGATTTCGGAGGCGCTTCTTGGGCGGGGGCGGGGCGTTTCCTCGGGGCGGCTTTCGCCTTTGGCCTGTACTGGGCCTTGTGCATCCTGACCGCCATCTGACCGATGCTATTCTTCTCCAGCATCGCGATGATGGTGTTTCGCG from Bacteroidota bacterium encodes the following:
- a CDS encoding 4Fe-4S binding protein, which translates into the protein MTTQLAFVLLCVWIGLEFYLFVRWGTSGGTAAYVTRPPGSEGFLPISALISLKYWIQTGIVNQIHPAGLFIFVAILALGVLLKKAFCSWLCP